CGTCCGGCGGGTGTCCTCGCACGCGATGACGGAGGCCTCCTTGAGGACGCGGATCGCGCGCAGCGTGATGTCCTCAAGGTTCCCGAGCGGCGTCGCGACTACATAAAGGGTCCCTGTGCTCATGTTCGTTCCCCCCGAATGGAATCGGCAACGGACCGTTCGGCCCGTTACAGCTTCCGGTTGTCCAATACCCGCTTCGCCTTCCCTTCGAACCGCTGGAGCGTCTTCCGCTCGACGAGCTTCACCTCCACGCCGATCCCCAGCTCCTGTGCCAGCCGTTTCCGGATCGTCTCCACCATGACGCTTTGCCTACGCATCTGGTCGAAGAAGATCGACTCCGCCGCCTCGACGAGCACGGTCACCTCGTCCATCGCCCCCTTGCGGTCGATCACGATCTGGTAGTGCGGTTCCGTGCCTTCGATCTCGAAGAGCACCGTTTCTATCTGGGACGGGAAGACGTTCACCCCCTTGATGATCAGCATGTCGTCGGTGCGTCCCGTCACGCGGCTCATCCTCCTGCCGGTTCGTCCGCAGGGGCAATCCCCCGGCAACAAGCGGGTCAGGTCCCGCGTCCGGTACCGGATCATGGGAAACGCTTCCTTTGTGAGCGTCGTGATGACGAGCTCTCCCTGCTCCCCGTCCGGCGCCGGCTGGAGCGTCACCGGGTCGATCACCTCCACCATGAAATGGTCCTCGTTGATGTGCAGCCCGTTGCGTTCGAGACATTCCCCCGATACCCCCGGCCCGATAACCTCCGATAAACCGTAGTTGTCCGTGGCGACGATCCCCAAAAGGTCCTGGATCTCCTGCCGCATCCGTTCCGACCACGGCTCCGCGCCGAAGAGGCCGTACTTGAGCGAAAGGGACGACGGGGCGATCCCCATGTCCCGCACGGTCTCGGCCACCAGCATCGCATAAGAGGGCGTCCCGACCAACACCGTGGTCTTGAAGTCCATCATGATCTTTATCTGGCGGGCGGTGTTGCCGCTCGAAGCCGGGATCACCGACGACCCGATCCGCTCCGCGCCGTAGTGCAGGCCGAACCCGCCTGTGAACAGTCCGTACCCGAAGGAGATCTGCACGACGTCGTCCTTCGTCACACCGCCGGCGGAAAGGATACGCGCCACGAGGTTGCTCCACGTCCGGATGTCGTTGCGGCTGTAGCCGACCACCGTGGACATGCCCGTAGTGCCCGAAGACGCGTGGATCCGGACGACTTCCCTGAGCGGCACCGCGAAGAGGCCGTACGGGTAATTACCCCGCAGGTCGTCCTTGGTCGTAAAAGGAAGCCGGGAAAGGTCGGACAGCGACCCGAAGTCCTCCGGGACGATACCGAGCTCGTCGAACTTTTTCCGGTAGAACGGAACGTTCCTGTATACCCGGTTCAGCGTCGACTCGAGCCTCTCCAGCTGAAGCTGGGAAAGCTCCTCACGATCCATCCGCTCCTGCGCGGGCTCCCAGAGCATTCCGCCCTCCGATCCCACTACATTCTGCCTTCCGCGTCGAGGTCCCGGCCGAGATAGGCGCGCTGCACGTCCCTGTTCGAGAGAAGGTTCCCGGCCGTCCCCTCCATGATGATCCTTCCGGTTTCGAGGACGTATCCGCGGTCGGCGATCGCGAGCGCGGCCTTTGCGTTCTGTTCGACGAGCAGGACCGTGTTCCCCGCATCGCGAAGCTTGGTGACCACCGAGAAGATGTCCTTCATGACCATCGGCGCAAGCCCCATGGAGGGCTCGTCCATCATGATGAGCTTCGGGCGCGCCATGAGCGCCCTGGCTATGGCGAGCATCTGCTGCTCTCCCCCGGAGAGAGTGCCCGCAAGCTGCC
The Deltaproteobacteria bacterium genome window above contains:
- a CDS encoding phenylacetate--CoA ligase, which produces MLWEPAQERMDREELSQLQLERLESTLNRVYRNVPFYRKKFDELGIVPEDFGSLSDLSRLPFTTKDDLRGNYPYGLFAVPLREVVRIHASSGTTGMSTVVGYSRNDIRTWSNLVARILSAGGVTKDDVVQISFGYGLFTGGFGLHYGAERIGSSVIPASSGNTARQIKIMMDFKTTVLVGTPSYAMLVAETVRDMGIAPSSLSLKYGLFGAEPWSERMRQEIQDLLGIVATDNYGLSEVIGPGVSGECLERNGLHINEDHFMVEVIDPVTLQPAPDGEQGELVITTLTKEAFPMIRYRTRDLTRLLPGDCPCGRTGRRMSRVTGRTDDMLIIKGVNVFPSQIETVLFEIEGTEPHYQIVIDRKGAMDEVTVLVEAAESIFFDQMRRQSVMVETIRKRLAQELGIGVEVKLVERKTLQRFEGKAKRVLDNRKL